In the Leifsonia sp. 466MF genome, one interval contains:
- a CDS encoding ABC transporter ATP-binding protein — protein sequence MSVAQTPNTQTPKTTAKRKSTARILLRILPFAKSAAPRIILGMVAALLASLVALSIPQVLRWLVDGPLSTGDPSAVWPAALLVVGLGAAEAVFISLRRWFVLTPGTHVEAKMRNALYAQLQDLPVAFHDRWPSGQLLSRAVSDLSMIRRWLSFGIVLLVVNVVTIVVGFAILIGWNWVLGLIFLVCSIPLWIYGFVFENKYSVIARRSQDQAGDLATAVEESVHGIRVLKAFGRGKHALKTFESRAEELRGTEIEKAKAIAGIWLWLLLVPDVAFGICLVVGVWLSAQGQLSVGELVAFFATATVLRFPVESIGFLLSMTFDTRTAADRYFEVMDEVNTITDPAQPKRIAEPRGELVFDDVHFRYQDSPERFPDLLDGIRLTVHPGETMALVGLTGSGKSTLTALTTRLYDVTSGAVKVDGVDVRDLTRYDLRKAIAMAFEDATLFSASVRDNVLLGRDDLDPASAEAERVLTEALEVAQAGFVYDLPEGVETKVGEEGLSLSGGQRQRLALARAVAANPSILVLDDPLSALDVDTEALVEAALRRVLASTTALIVAHRPSTVMLADRVALLEDGRVTAVGTHHDLLASSEHYRFVISSLEDEQNEEILEEVNL from the coding sequence GGTGGCCGCGCTGCTGGCCAGCCTCGTCGCGCTGAGCATCCCGCAGGTGCTGCGCTGGCTGGTCGACGGCCCGCTGTCGACGGGTGACCCGTCGGCCGTGTGGCCCGCTGCGTTGCTCGTGGTCGGGCTGGGCGCTGCCGAAGCGGTGTTCATCTCGCTGCGGCGCTGGTTCGTGCTGACCCCTGGAACTCACGTCGAGGCGAAGATGCGCAACGCGCTGTACGCGCAGCTGCAGGATCTCCCGGTCGCGTTCCACGACCGCTGGCCGAGCGGTCAGCTGCTGTCGCGTGCGGTCAGCGACCTCAGCATGATCCGTCGGTGGCTGTCGTTCGGCATCGTGCTGCTGGTGGTCAATGTCGTCACGATCGTGGTCGGGTTCGCGATCCTGATCGGGTGGAACTGGGTCCTGGGGCTCATCTTCCTGGTGTGCTCCATCCCGCTGTGGATCTACGGGTTCGTGTTCGAGAACAAGTACTCGGTCATCGCGCGGCGCAGCCAGGACCAGGCGGGCGACCTCGCGACAGCGGTCGAGGAGTCGGTGCACGGCATCCGTGTGCTGAAGGCGTTCGGGCGCGGCAAGCACGCGCTGAAGACCTTCGAGTCGCGCGCGGAGGAGCTGCGCGGCACCGAGATCGAGAAGGCGAAGGCCATCGCCGGCATCTGGCTCTGGCTGCTGCTGGTCCCGGACGTCGCGTTCGGCATCTGCCTCGTCGTCGGCGTCTGGCTGTCGGCGCAGGGCCAGCTGTCGGTCGGCGAGCTCGTCGCGTTCTTCGCCACGGCGACCGTCCTGCGGTTCCCCGTGGAGTCGATCGGCTTCCTGCTGTCGATGACCTTCGACACCCGCACGGCGGCGGACCGCTACTTCGAGGTGATGGACGAGGTCAACACGATCACCGACCCCGCCCAGCCCAAGCGCATCGCCGAGCCGCGGGGAGAGCTCGTCTTCGACGACGTGCACTTCCGGTACCAGGACTCGCCGGAGCGCTTCCCGGACCTGCTCGACGGCATCCGCCTGACGGTCCACCCGGGGGAGACGATGGCCCTGGTCGGCCTGACCGGCTCCGGCAAGTCGACCCTGACCGCCCTGACGACACGGCTGTACGACGTGACGAGCGGCGCGGTGAAGGTGGACGGCGTGGATGTGCGCGACCTCACCCGCTACGACCTGCGCAAGGCGATCGCCATGGCGTTCGAGGATGCGACCCTGTTCTCGGCGTCCGTGCGCGACAACGTCCTGCTCGGCCGTGACGACCTCGATCCCGCCTCGGCGGAGGCCGAGCGCGTGCTCACCGAGGCCCTCGAGGTGGCGCAGGCGGGCTTCGTCTACGACCTCCCCGAGGGCGTCGAGACGAAGGTCGGCGAGGAGGGGCTCAGCCTGTCCGGCGGTCAGCGACAGCGGCTCGCGCTCGCGCGCGCCGTCGCCGCGAACCCCAGCATCCTGGTGCTCGACGACCCGCTGTCGGCGCTCGACGTCGACACCGAGGCGCTCGTCGAGGCCGCGCTGCGCCGGGTGCTCGCCTCGACCACGGCCCTGATCGTCGCGCACCGCCCGTCCACCGTGATGCTCGCCGACCGGGTGGCCCTGCTGGAGGACGGCCGCGTCACCGCGGTGGGCACCCACCACGACCTGCTCGCCAGCAGCGAGCACTACCGCTTCGTCATCTCCAGCCTGGAGGACGAGCAGAACGAAGAGATCCTCGAGGAGGTGAACCTGTGA
- a CDS encoding ABC transporter ATP-binding protein, giving the protein MSTTTVLGVEGEERNDLSKEESRQVRRRSLHLLGSLLHPLRMRLALTAVVVVVSTAAQVAGPAIIAFGIDNGLPALLKQDWFPLAAAGLAYLITGVIGAVLIAWYTVLSARISQAILLDLRKRVFLHTQKLSLEFHESYTSGRIISRQTSDLDSIRELLDSGINQLVQGFLYMLFIAIALFSIDWISGVVLLVSLVPLYLLTRWFQKRSQVLFRISRVASAKLIVHFVETMTGIRAVKAFRKEKRNEKDFGGLVEEYRDVNARVIQLFGIFDPGLVMIGNVTVGVVLLVGGFRVADGQLAIGVLLAVLLYTRRFFDPMEEMAMFYNSYQSAAAALEKISGVLEEEPSVPDPVQPVDLWSAQGHVSFDEVSFAYKKDRVILPEFTLDIPAGQTVALVGSTGAGKSTLAKLISRFYDPTAGSVKLDGVDLRDLHPKDLRRAIVMVTQEAYLFSGSVADNIALGKPDATRDEIVRAAEAVGAHEFIEGLPNGYDTDVNKRGGRVSAGQRQLISFARAFLADPAVLILDEATSSLDIPSERLVQEALQTLLADRTAVIIAHRLSTVAIADRVLVMEHGRVVEDGTPDDLIAGTGRFAQLHAAWRDSLV; this is encoded by the coding sequence GTGAGCACCACGACCGTCCTGGGCGTCGAAGGCGAAGAGCGCAACGACCTCAGCAAGGAGGAGAGCCGGCAGGTGCGGCGCCGTTCGCTGCACCTGCTGGGTTCGCTGCTGCACCCGCTGCGGATGCGGCTGGCGCTGACGGCCGTTGTGGTCGTCGTGAGCACGGCCGCCCAGGTGGCGGGCCCCGCGATCATCGCGTTCGGCATCGATAACGGCCTGCCGGCCCTGCTGAAGCAGGACTGGTTCCCGCTGGCGGCCGCCGGTCTCGCCTACCTGATCACCGGTGTGATCGGCGCGGTGCTCATCGCCTGGTACACGGTGCTGAGCGCGCGGATCAGCCAGGCCATCCTGCTCGACCTGCGCAAGCGGGTGTTCCTGCACACGCAGAAGCTGTCGCTCGAGTTCCACGAGTCGTACACGTCCGGCCGGATCATCTCGCGCCAGACGAGCGACCTGGACTCCATCCGGGAGCTGCTCGACTCGGGCATCAACCAGTTGGTCCAGGGCTTCCTGTACATGCTGTTCATCGCGATCGCGCTGTTCTCGATCGACTGGATCAGCGGTGTCGTGCTGCTGGTGTCGCTCGTGCCGCTGTACCTGCTGACGCGGTGGTTCCAGAAGCGCTCGCAGGTGCTGTTCCGCATCTCGCGGGTCGCGTCGGCGAAGCTGATCGTGCACTTCGTGGAGACCATGACCGGCATCCGCGCGGTCAAGGCGTTCCGCAAGGAGAAGCGCAACGAGAAGGACTTCGGCGGCCTGGTCGAGGAGTACCGGGATGTGAACGCCCGCGTCATCCAGCTGTTCGGGATCTTCGACCCGGGCCTCGTGATGATCGGCAACGTGACGGTCGGTGTCGTGCTGCTGGTCGGCGGCTTCCGGGTCGCCGACGGGCAGCTGGCGATCGGCGTGCTGCTCGCGGTGCTGCTGTACACGCGTCGCTTCTTCGACCCGATGGAGGAGATGGCGATGTTCTACAACTCCTACCAGTCGGCCGCCGCGGCGCTGGAGAAGATCTCCGGCGTCCTGGAGGAGGAGCCCAGCGTTCCGGATCCGGTGCAGCCTGTCGACCTGTGGTCGGCGCAGGGGCATGTGAGCTTCGACGAGGTCTCGTTCGCCTACAAGAAGGACCGCGTCATCCTGCCGGAGTTCACGCTCGACATCCCGGCCGGGCAGACGGTCGCGCTGGTCGGTTCGACCGGTGCGGGCAAGTCGACGCTGGCGAAGCTGATCTCGCGCTTCTACGACCCCACCGCGGGTTCGGTGAAGCTGGACGGCGTCGACCTGCGGGATCTGCACCCGAAGGATCTGCGCCGGGCGATCGTGATGGTCACCCAGGAGGCCTACCTGTTCAGCGGCTCGGTCGCCGACAACATCGCCCTGGGCAAGCCGGATGCGACGCGCGACGAGATCGTGCGGGCGGCGGAGGCCGTCGGCGCGCACGAGTTCATCGAGGGTCTGCCGAACGGCTACGACACCGACGTGAACAAGCGCGGCGGCCGCGTCTCCGCGGGACAGCGGCAGCTGATCTCGTTCGCGCGGGCGTTCCTCGCGGACCCGGCCGTGCTCATCCTGGACGAGGCGACGAGCTCGCTCGACATCCCGAGCGAGCGCCTGGTGCAGGAGGCGCTGCAGACGCTGCTCGCCGATCGCACGGCCGTGATCATCGCGCACCGCCTGTCCACGGTCGCGATCGCCGACCGGGTGCTCGTCATGGAGCACGGCCGCGTGGTCGAGGACGGCACGCCCGACGACCTCATCGCGGGCACCGGCCGGTTCGCCCAGCTGCACGCGGCCTGGCGCGACTCGCTGGTGTAG